In Zunongwangia profunda SM-A87, the following proteins share a genomic window:
- a CDS encoding glycoside hydrolase family 130 protein has translation MINFKLKYMALCLIGIATACHTDTKKGESVKERNKVSTAEASWMIGPFERPQNAQPIIQRDTMATFNDPMSGQEVVWQSMATFNPAAIVKDGKINVLYRAEQDRHTDTIGGHTSRIGLATSEDGSIYKRADEPIFYPDNDDQKEFEWTGGTEDPRIVESEDGTYVLTYTQWNRKTPRLALATSKDLKNWTKHGPVFQDFKNGKYHDKETKSGAIVTQLKGGKLVAAKIKGKYYMYYGVPHIWLATSTDLINWEPVEDYAGNLAPVLNPRPGYFDSWLVEAGPPPVLTENGIVVLYNAGNSKNIGVEELGNRVYTSGQALFDANEPWKLIDRSDEPYLKPELPFEKSGQYKDGTTFVEGLTFFKGKWYLYYGTADSMVGMATAEP, from the coding sequence ATGATAAATTTTAAATTAAAGTATATGGCGCTATGCCTAATAGGTATAGCCACCGCATGTCATACGGATACTAAAAAAGGTGAATCCGTTAAAGAGCGTAACAAAGTAAGCACTGCCGAAGCGTCATGGATGATAGGACCTTTTGAGCGTCCACAAAATGCGCAGCCCATCATACAACGGGATACTATGGCTACTTTTAATGACCCGATGAGCGGGCAAGAAGTAGTCTGGCAGTCTATGGCTACTTTCAATCCTGCTGCCATTGTAAAAGATGGAAAAATAAATGTTTTGTACAGGGCGGAGCAGGACCGACATACCGATACCATTGGAGGACATACCTCTAGAATAGGATTGGCCACTTCAGAAGATGGAAGCATCTATAAAAGAGCAGATGAGCCTATTTTTTATCCTGATAACGATGACCAGAAAGAATTTGAATGGACCGGAGGTACCGAAGATCCCAGGATTGTAGAGAGTGAAGACGGAACTTACGTTCTGACCTATACCCAGTGGAATAGAAAAACCCCGAGGCTGGCTTTGGCCACCTCGAAAGATTTGAAAAACTGGACCAAACACGGACCTGTTTTCCAAGATTTTAAGAATGGTAAATATCACGATAAGGAGACCAAGTCCGGAGCAATAGTTACTCAATTAAAGGGCGGGAAACTGGTTGCGGCAAAGATAAAGGGCAAGTATTATATGTATTATGGGGTGCCTCATATTTGGCTTGCAACTTCTACGGACCTTATCAATTGGGAACCTGTAGAAGACTATGCCGGAAATCTTGCTCCTGTTTTAAATCCGCGTCCCGGATATTTTGATTCCTGGCTCGTGGAGGCCGGACCGCCACCTGTCTTAACAGAAAATGGTATTGTAGTACTTTATAATGCAGGTAATTCGAAAAATATTGGTGTGGAAGAGCTGGGCAATCGTGTCTATACCAGTGGTCAAGCATTGTTTGATGCCAATGAGCCTTGGAAGTTGATCGACCGTTCGGATGAACCCTACCTCAAACCAGAGTTGCCTTTTGAAAAATCCGGACAGTATAAAGATGGAACCACCTTCGTAGAAGGATTAACCTTTTTTAAGGGGAAATGGTATTTGTATTACGGGACGGCAGATAGTATGGTAGGAATGGCCACAGCAGAACCGTAA